From a single Shewanella denitrificans OS217 genomic region:
- a CDS encoding NUDIX hydrolase: MRHLATNYHHDTPKEFVALHQSAMLTRPATRAIVLKGQQILLLYTERYHDYSLPGGGVDEGEAIELGLIRELREETGAKGVSQIRPFGVYEEYRPWRRDGYSVLKMLSYCFTCQIEAELGDTEFEPHEINNGMTPVWVDIDEAINHNLSTMANSEKKGLSIERETFLLQLIRDELIQPSSLHANALK, encoded by the coding sequence ATGCGCCATTTAGCCACCAATTATCATCACGACACGCCTAAAGAGTTCGTCGCCCTGCATCAATCAGCCATGCTAACTCGGCCTGCCACTCGGGCTATCGTGCTCAAGGGGCAGCAGATATTACTCCTCTATACTGAGCGCTATCATGATTACAGTTTGCCTGGCGGTGGCGTAGATGAAGGCGAAGCCATTGAACTTGGGCTCATTCGTGAGTTACGGGAGGAGACGGGGGCCAAAGGCGTGAGCCAAATTCGCCCCTTTGGCGTCTATGAAGAATACCGTCCATGGCGTCGCGACGGCTATAGTGTGCTGAAAATGCTGTCTTATTGCTTTACTTGCCAGATAGAGGCCGAGCTGGGTGACACTGAGTTTGAACCCCACGAAATCAACAATGGCATGACCCCAGTCTGGGTCGATATCGATGAAGCCATCAATCACAACCTTAGCACTATGGCCAATAGTGAAAAGAAAGGCTTATCAATCGAGCGAGAAACCTTCTTATTGCAACTGATAAGGGATGAGCTGATCCAGCCGTCATCTTTGCATGCTAATGCGCTGAAATAA
- a CDS encoding NAD(P)/FAD-dependent oxidoreductase, which translates to MSTTPHASSYYAASANDKVERPRLESSIETDVCIIGAGYTGLSSALHLLESGMKVVVLEAARIGWGASGRNGGQIVNSFSRDIDSIEKVVGKEQAKLFGQMAFEGGRIIRERIKKYNIDCDLKDGGVFAALNAKQMGHLEGQKQLWEQHGHLGHLEMLDKAAIGKVVDTEIYVGGLLDKSGGHIHPLNLALGEARAVESLGGLIFEDSAVIKVDDGQNPVVHTALGQVKAKFVVVAGNAYLGKLLPELHAKSMPCGTQVIATEPLDDALAASLLPQDYCVEDCNYLLDYYRLSGDKRLLFGGGVVYGARDPADIKSLIMPKLLKTFPQLKDVKVDYAWTGNFLMTLSRLPQVGRIGHNIYYSQGCSGHGVTYTHLAGKLIAEMLNGQATRFDAFASLPHYPFPGGHALRVPFSALGAWYYTLRDKFGI; encoded by the coding sequence ATGTCTACCACACCCCATGCTAGTTCGTATTATGCGGCGTCAGCCAATGATAAAGTTGAGCGCCCACGTTTAGAATCTTCAATTGAAACCGATGTTTGTATTATTGGCGCCGGCTATACCGGTTTATCTTCAGCACTGCATTTACTGGAAAGTGGCATGAAGGTGGTGGTATTGGAGGCCGCTAGAATAGGTTGGGGCGCCTCAGGCAGAAATGGCGGCCAAATTGTTAATTCTTTTAGCCGGGATATCGACTCCATTGAGAAAGTCGTCGGTAAAGAGCAGGCCAAACTCTTCGGTCAAATGGCCTTTGAAGGCGGTCGCATCATTCGCGAGCGGATCAAAAAATACAATATCGACTGCGATCTCAAAGATGGCGGCGTGTTTGCGGCGCTCAATGCTAAACAAATGGGCCATCTTGAAGGGCAAAAGCAGCTGTGGGAGCAGCACGGTCATCTTGGCCATTTAGAGATGCTAGATAAAGCGGCCATAGGCAAGGTGGTTGACACTGAGATCTATGTCGGCGGCTTACTGGATAAGAGTGGCGGACATATTCACCCGCTTAATCTCGCCTTAGGTGAAGCGCGGGCGGTTGAGTCACTAGGAGGTCTGATTTTTGAAGACTCGGCGGTGATCAAGGTCGATGATGGTCAAAATCCTGTGGTTCACACCGCCCTTGGCCAAGTTAAAGCCAAATTTGTGGTGGTGGCGGGCAACGCTTATTTAGGTAAATTGCTGCCGGAACTCCACGCTAAGTCTATGCCTTGTGGCACCCAAGTGATCGCCACCGAGCCCCTCGATGATGCGTTAGCGGCGAGTCTGTTACCACAAGATTATTGCGTTGAAGATTGTAATTATCTTCTTGATTATTATCGTTTATCTGGCGATAAACGCCTGCTATTTGGTGGTGGCGTTGTGTATGGCGCCCGCGATCCTGCGGACATCAAGTCGCTTATCATGCCTAAACTGCTTAAAACCTTCCCCCAACTTAAAGATGTCAAAGTCGATTACGCTTGGACAGGTAACTTTTTGATGACCCTATCGCGTTTACCTCAAGTGGGGCGCATTGGGCATAACATCTATTATTCTCAAGGTTGTAGCGGCCACGGGGTGACTTATACGCACCTTGCGGGCAAGTTAATCGCCGAGATGCTCAACGGTCAGGCGACCCGTTTTGATGCGTTTGCGAGTCTGCCTCATTATCCCTTCCCCGGCGGTCATGCCCTGCGAGTCCCCTTTAGTGCACTGGGCGCTTGGTATTACACCTTAAGAGATAAGTTTGGTATCTAA
- the def gene encoding peptide deformylase has translation MAVLDILKAPNEKLKVTAKKVSNIEQVQSLIDDMLDTLYHTEDGIGLAATQVGRNEAIIIIDISETRDSPLILINPEVIEGTNIEKGQEGCLSVPGYYADVERFSRVKVTGLDRHGNEVIIDNDDFLAIVLQHEIDHLKGVLFIDYLSPLKQSMALKKVKKAIKAAA, from the coding sequence ATGGCCGTTTTAGACATTCTGAAAGCTCCAAATGAGAAGCTAAAAGTCACAGCGAAAAAAGTGAGCAATATTGAACAGGTGCAGAGTCTCATCGATGACATGCTGGATACCTTGTATCACACTGAAGATGGCATAGGCTTAGCCGCGACTCAGGTGGGCAGAAACGAAGCCATAATCATCATAGATATATCAGAAACTAGAGATTCCCCTTTGATCCTCATCAACCCAGAAGTCATCGAGGGTACGAATATCGAGAAAGGACAGGAAGGCTGCTTATCCGTACCTGGTTATTATGCCGATGTGGAGCGTTTTAGCCGCGTGAAAGTGACAGGCTTAGATCGACACGGCAACGAAGTGATTATCGACAATGATGATTTTCTTGCCATCGTATTGCAACACGAAATCGATCACTTAAAAGGCGTGCTCTTTATCGATTACCTGTCGCCGTTAAAGCAAAGCATGGCGTTAAAAAAGGTCAAGAAGGCGATCAAAGCGGCGGCCTAA
- a CDS encoding TonB-dependent receptor — MIRRILQLVSPQVSGRVLSLVLASLVLALVPQHSLATDAKTDASADLNAGLKTDANAKVKQASRPASETKHTAQTIKPRPLEVLTITASRQAMAIKHNSTSISVVDEHQLQAIGHQHINQTLARVPGSWISRGNGQEHLSAIRSPVLTGAGACGAFFMAEDGISLRAAGFCNVNQLFDTNTEQASRIEVIRGPGSVLYGANAVHGTINIISPDMFVPRDEYLSQEIGPDNYWRSSVSTQSVKNNHALGVYANASHDGGYQEGSGYEQQKLNLVHQYMQDAFSVKSMLSTSHINQQTAGFIRGKFAYKDEALKRQNSNPEAFRHSQSWRAYSRLSWEMPGSEQDSELNITPYLRYNKMTFLQHYFPWQPEEDNSHRSMGIKSVYSQHQGEFSWHGGLDLEFTQGQLQETQKGAFSASIPQGAHYDYRVDSRSMSPFVDVDWFATQVLTVNLGVRYDHIVYDYDNRLSSGSACDLGVSNCRFYRPEDETRNFGHWSPRLGLVYQVNEQLNLYGELAQGFRAPHTSELYRLQAGQISADLDTEQLTSIQFGLRGYLDSFSYELSLYQMHKSHFIFQDSQSQYVGNGETQHLGFEFSLSYAFNDQWMLSLGGSVAEHEYANDLRLIDESIEGNQIDTAPKEMLNTRVSWTPSTNLQLELEWQHLGEYYLNPENSASYPGHDLLHLRGQVQISDKLALSLRLNNVLDKDYAERADFAFGSYRYFVGQPRSVFLTLRYQMD, encoded by the coding sequence GTGATAAGACGTATCCTTCAACTAGTCTCGCCTCAAGTCTCGGGGCGAGTGCTCAGCTTGGTACTCGCCAGCTTGGTACTCGCTTTAGTGCCACAGCACTCTTTGGCAACTGACGCTAAGACTGACGCAAGTGCTGACCTTAATGCTGGCCTTAAGACAGACGCTAACGCAAAGGTTAAGCAAGCTAGCAGGCCTGCTTCAGAAACAAAACACACAGCACAGACTATCAAACCACGCCCTCTTGAAGTGTTAACCATCACCGCAAGCCGCCAGGCTATGGCAATCAAACACAATAGCACTAGCATCAGTGTGGTCGATGAACACCAACTACAAGCTATCGGTCACCAACACATCAATCAAACCCTAGCTCGGGTTCCCGGCAGTTGGATAAGCAGGGGAAATGGTCAAGAACATTTAAGCGCGATACGATCGCCAGTGTTAACTGGGGCAGGGGCTTGTGGGGCATTCTTCATGGCAGAAGATGGCATTAGTCTAAGAGCTGCGGGCTTTTGTAACGTCAATCAGCTGTTTGATACTAATACCGAGCAAGCGAGCCGTATCGAAGTCATCCGAGGGCCTGGCAGCGTGCTCTATGGGGCCAATGCCGTGCACGGCACCATCAATATTATTAGCCCGGATATGTTTGTGCCAAGGGATGAATATTTAAGCCAGGAAATTGGCCCAGACAATTACTGGCGCAGCAGTGTCAGCACTCAAAGTGTCAAGAATAACCATGCCTTAGGAGTGTATGCTAATGCGAGCCATGATGGTGGCTACCAAGAGGGCAGTGGCTATGAACAGCAAAAGCTTAATTTGGTTCATCAGTATATGCAGGATGCGTTCTCGGTAAAAAGCATGTTGAGCACCAGCCACATTAACCAACAAACCGCCGGGTTTATTCGCGGTAAATTCGCCTATAAAGATGAGGCGTTAAAGCGTCAAAACTCCAATCCAGAGGCGTTTCGCCATAGCCAATCTTGGCGTGCCTATAGCCGGCTTAGCTGGGAAATGCCGGGTAGCGAGCAAGATAGCGAACTGAACATTACCCCTTATCTGCGTTATAACAAGATGACCTTCCTGCAGCATTATTTCCCTTGGCAGCCAGAGGAAGACAACAGTCATCGCAGTATGGGCATCAAGAGTGTTTACTCGCAACACCAAGGCGAGTTCAGCTGGCATGGAGGGCTAGATCTGGAATTTACCCAAGGTCAGCTACAAGAAACTCAAAAAGGGGCGTTCTCTGCGAGTATTCCCCAAGGGGCACACTATGATTATCGCGTCGATAGTCGCAGCATGTCTCCTTTTGTCGATGTCGACTGGTTTGCCACTCAAGTCCTCACAGTCAACCTAGGGGTTCGCTATGATCATATTGTTTACGACTATGATAACCGCTTAAGCTCAGGCAGTGCTTGTGACTTAGGGGTTTCAAACTGTCGCTTCTACCGCCCCGAAGATGAAACTCGCAATTTTGGCCACTGGTCGCCCCGTTTAGGCTTGGTATATCAAGTTAATGAGCAATTGAACCTGTATGGGGAATTAGCCCAAGGCTTTCGAGCCCCCCATACTAGTGAACTGTACCGATTACAGGCAGGGCAAATCAGTGCCGATTTGGATACTGAGCAATTAACCAGCATTCAATTTGGCCTCAGAGGCTATTTAGACAGTTTTTCCTATGAGCTTAGTCTCTACCAAATGCATAAAAGTCATTTCATTTTTCAAGATAGCCAGAGTCAATATGTCGGCAACGGGGAAACTCAGCATCTAGGGTTTGAGTTTTCACTCTCTTACGCATTTAACGACCAATGGATGCTCTCATTAGGGGGCAGTGTTGCCGAACATGAATACGCCAATGACCTGCGGCTAATTGATGAGAGCATTGAGGGTAATCAGATTGATACCGCGCCGAAGGAAATGCTCAATACCCGTGTAAGTTGGACGCCCAGCACCAATCTGCAACTGGAGTTAGAATGGCAGCACTTGGGCGAGTATTACCTAAACCCAGAGAATAGCGCCAGTTATCCCGGTCATGACCTGCTTCATTTACGCGGCCAAGTTCAAATAAGCGATAAGCTTGCGCTGTCACTGCGACTGAACAACGTGTTAGATAAGGATTATGCCGAGCGGGCCGACTTTGCCTTTGGCTCCTACCGTTACTTCGTTGGGCAGCCTAGATCAGTTTTCCTCACCCTGCGCTATCAAATGGACTAA
- a CDS encoding carbon starvation CstA family protein has translation MLIFLICIGLLLLAYKFYSPFVERQAGIDPKAQTPQARFDDGVDYVKVHPLKAYLIQFLNVAGVGPIFGPILGALYGPIALVWIVLGNIIGGAVHDYFSGVLSIKEDGKSLPEIAGHYFNGYFKAVMLLFTAMLLFFVGVVFIMSPAGLLSNLALFEGTILANNTFWVLVILAYYFLATLLPIDKIITKLYPAFGLLMIVMTVSIGLAILFNAPELPVMGDVLAYFDHSHYNNELLAPNPDGLPVWPLLFVTITCGAISGFHSTQAPIMARCLTNERYVRPVYYGAMISEGVVACVWATAGMAAFPGGYLELKTLLDQGGPGLVVNQVASSYLGVAGGVMAIIAVAVFPITSGDTAFRSLRLTLIDAFNIPQSVRNRLLVAIPILVIAYLMTKIDFSLIWRYFAFSNMLLSTSVLWLATKYLFDRGAFHWIVSLPAIMGTSVTVSYIVTAGIGLGLPQSLSQPVGIAVAVIGLMALTLTHVKHKRQRQVL, from the coding sequence ATGTTGATTTTTTTGATTTGTATTGGCCTGCTATTACTCGCCTATAAGTTTTACAGCCCCTTTGTCGAGCGTCAAGCGGGCATAGACCCCAAGGCTCAAACGCCTCAGGCACGGTTTGATGATGGGGTGGATTATGTCAAAGTGCATCCCCTTAAAGCTTACCTTATTCAATTTCTTAATGTGGCTGGGGTCGGGCCTATTTTCGGCCCGATTTTAGGCGCACTTTATGGGCCTATCGCCTTAGTCTGGATTGTGCTGGGTAATATCATCGGCGGCGCAGTGCATGATTATTTCTCGGGTGTGTTGAGCATTAAGGAAGATGGCAAGAGCCTGCCTGAAATCGCCGGTCATTACTTTAATGGCTACTTTAAAGCCGTCATGCTGCTGTTCACCGCCATGCTGCTGTTCTTCGTCGGGGTGGTGTTTATCATGAGCCCGGCGGGATTACTCAGTAATCTAGCACTGTTTGAAGGCACAATACTGGCCAATAACACCTTTTGGGTGTTGGTTATTTTAGCCTATTACTTTTTGGCGACCTTACTGCCGATTGATAAAATTATCACTAAGTTGTATCCCGCTTTTGGCCTCTTGATGATAGTCATGACAGTCTCTATTGGGCTGGCAATTCTTTTTAATGCACCAGAGTTACCTGTGATGGGAGATGTGCTGGCTTACTTTGATCATAGCCATTATAACAATGAGTTGTTGGCGCCTAATCCCGATGGCTTGCCTGTGTGGCCCTTGTTGTTTGTGACTATCACTTGCGGCGCTATCAGTGGGTTTCATTCCACTCAAGCGCCGATAATGGCGCGCTGTTTAACCAATGAGCGTTATGTGCGGCCTGTATATTACGGCGCTATGATTTCTGAAGGTGTGGTGGCCTGTGTTTGGGCGACCGCGGGCATGGCGGCATTTCCCGGTGGTTATCTTGAGCTCAAAACTTTGCTTGATCAAGGCGGCCCAGGTTTAGTGGTTAACCAAGTGGCCAGCAGTTATTTAGGGGTTGCTGGCGGCGTGATGGCCATTATTGCCGTGGCCGTGTTCCCTATTACGTCGGGCGATACCGCCTTTAGATCGCTGCGCCTCACCCTGATAGATGCCTTTAATATTCCCCAGAGTGTGCGTAATCGTTTGCTGGTGGCGATTCCCATTTTGGTTATCGCTTACTTAATGACAAAAATCGATTTCTCCTTGATTTGGCGCTATTTTGCCTTTTCTAACATGCTGTTATCCACTAGCGTCCTGTGGCTTGCCACTAAATATTTATTTGATCGAGGTGCCTTCCATTGGATAGTGAGCTTGCCGGCTATTATGGGCACCAGCGTGACTGTCTCTTACATAGTCACCGCCGGCATAGGCCTAGGTTTACCGCAATCATTGAGCCAGCCTGTGGGGATAGCTGTGGCTGTGATTGGTTTGATGGCCTTAACACTCACTCATGTTAAGCATAAGCGTCAACGGCAAGTGCTTTAG
- a CDS encoding PQQ-dependent sugar dehydrogenase has translation MKHLLFAIIFLASHGAEAISLDQLSLPPGFKIDYFAEDVVSARQMALSDKGIVYVGSMNAGNVYALQDKDNDGKAEKRWLIAKGLKRPSGIAFKDGDLYVADINRILKFSQIDDHLDQPKSEVFFSDLPHDSHHGWKFLRFAPNGELIIPVGAPCNICEAPTDKHARLFSLNMATKTLTELAQGVRNSVGFDFHPSSGELWFSDNGADMLGDDVPADEINRLSKPGSHFGYPYFHEGTIADTNFSEGKKSTDYVQPALKLGAHVAPLGIHFYLGKHFPAAYQQQLFVAEHGSWNRSKKSGYKVGMVTLNGSTVVKYEPFITGFMKDEKTLGRPAALMELGDGSLLVADDFANVIYRVTYGD, from the coding sequence ATGAAGCACTTACTCTTTGCCATTATATTTCTCGCCAGTCACGGCGCCGAGGCGATTAGCCTAGATCAATTGTCATTGCCGCCAGGGTTTAAGATTGATTACTTTGCAGAAGATGTCGTCAGTGCTAGGCAAATGGCCTTGTCCGACAAAGGCATAGTCTATGTTGGCTCTATGAATGCTGGCAATGTCTATGCCTTACAAGATAAGGATAATGACGGTAAGGCAGAGAAGCGATGGTTAATTGCCAAAGGGTTGAAACGCCCCTCGGGTATCGCCTTTAAAGACGGCGACCTGTACGTGGCAGATATTAATCGAATACTTAAATTTAGCCAGATTGACGACCATCTCGATCAGCCTAAATCTGAGGTTTTCTTCTCAGATTTACCCCATGATAGCCATCATGGATGGAAGTTTCTGCGCTTCGCCCCCAATGGCGAGCTGATAATCCCTGTGGGTGCCCCCTGTAATATCTGTGAAGCCCCGACCGACAAGCATGCCAGACTCTTTTCCTTGAACATGGCAACCAAAACCCTCACCGAACTCGCCCAAGGGGTGCGTAACAGTGTTGGCTTTGATTTTCATCCTAGCAGCGGCGAATTATGGTTCAGTGATAATGGCGCCGACATGCTAGGTGATGACGTGCCCGCCGATGAGATTAACCGCCTTAGCAAGCCGGGTTCTCACTTCGGTTACCCCTATTTTCATGAAGGCACAATTGCCGATACAAATTTTTCAGAGGGGAAAAAAAGTACCGATTACGTCCAGCCAGCACTCAAGCTCGGTGCCCATGTGGCGCCACTTGGGATACATTTCTATCTTGGAAAACACTTTCCAGCGGCCTATCAGCAGCAATTGTTCGTGGCCGAACACGGCTCCTGGAACCGCAGTAAAAAGTCTGGCTATAAAGTTGGAATGGTCACACTTAATGGCTCGACGGTCGTTAAATATGAGCCATTTATTACCGGTTTTATGAAGGATGAAAAAACCTTAGGCCGTCCCGCAGCGCTAATGGAGCTTGGCGATGGCAGCCTGCTTGTCGCCGATGACTTTGCTAACGTGATTTATCGCGTGACTTATGGCGATTAA
- a CDS encoding class I SAM-dependent methyltransferase → MDPLKQADNYNQIAAHWASDKFNRDNGIAQHKRALQSVKHKQIAIDIGCGSSGRIIDLLLKEGFEVEGLDLSIEMLKLAKENHPNVKFYHGDICIWDFPKQYDFISAWDSVWHAPLTEQSNILKKLCNALTPNGVLIYTTGAVDEPGEGSNEFLGQMLYHSAMGIPAVLKTVTECNCICRHLENDDWPNPHLYLIIQRNSA, encoded by the coding sequence ATGGACCCATTGAAGCAAGCTGACAATTACAACCAGATCGCCGCGCATTGGGCTAGCGATAAGTTTAATCGTGATAATGGTATAGCGCAGCACAAGCGTGCGCTGCAAAGCGTCAAACATAAACAAATCGCGATAGACATAGGTTGTGGAAGCAGTGGCCGCATTATCGATCTTTTATTAAAGGAGGGTTTTGAGGTCGAAGGGCTAGACCTTTCAATTGAAATGCTTAAGCTTGCTAAGGAAAACCATCCCAATGTTAAGTTTTATCATGGGGATATTTGTATCTGGGATTTCCCTAAACAATATGATTTTATCTCAGCATGGGACAGCGTTTGGCATGCGCCTTTAACTGAACAATCGAACATACTTAAGAAGCTCTGCAATGCCTTAACGCCTAATGGGGTGTTAATTTATACCACTGGCGCCGTTGATGAACCAGGTGAAGGGAGTAATGAGTTTCTTGGCCAAATGCTCTATCACTCAGCGATGGGCATACCCGCAGTGCTAAAGACTGTCACTGAATGCAATTGCATTTGCAGGCACTTGGAAAATGATGATTGGCCTAACCCCCACCTATACCTGATTATTCAGCGAAACTCAGCGTAA
- a CDS encoding energy transducer TonB, with amino-acid sequence MTQNNLFSRSAITMSGAFITLILFIFMSQLVKNDQIFTGTATEAPILHFLQDIPEPTAPQKIQRLQPPAVTPRPVPTSVPQNTTPGVDSITSIAPPVMPTPTETFGREAASADAMPVIQISPQYPIAAARDGKEGFVVVEFDISTLGAVINAKVIDAEPKRIFDKAAIHAIKGWKYKPKMEQGNPVEVRKQKVRLDFSLDQAQ; translated from the coding sequence ATGACTCAAAATAACCTGTTTAGCCGCAGTGCCATAACCATGAGTGGTGCTTTCATAACACTGATTTTATTTATTTTTATGTCGCAGCTTGTTAAAAATGATCAAATATTCACAGGCACAGCGACAGAAGCGCCAATACTGCATTTTTTGCAAGACATTCCCGAGCCTACAGCGCCGCAGAAAATCCAACGGCTTCAGCCTCCTGCGGTAACGCCAAGACCTGTGCCCACTAGCGTGCCGCAAAACACAACGCCTGGTGTAGACTCTATCACCAGTATTGCGCCACCTGTCATGCCTACGCCAACCGAAACCTTTGGCCGTGAGGCGGCTTCTGCCGATGCTATGCCAGTTATCCAAATTTCACCCCAATACCCGATCGCGGCCGCCAGAGATGGCAAAGAAGGCTTTGTGGTTGTCGAATTTGATATCAGTACCTTAGGTGCTGTGATTAACGCTAAGGTCATAGATGCCGAACCAAAACGTATTTTCGATAAAGCGGCTATCCATGCCATTAAGGGTTGGAAATATAAGCCTAAAATGGAGCAAGGTAACCCAGTAGAAGTTCGCAAACAGAAAGTCAGGTTAGACTTTTCATTAGATCAGGCTCAATAA
- a CDS encoding RecX family transcriptional regulator — MQRPTLRQAKTIENVFNSAYWHLGQQDFTINEIRAKLERKTDNQQWIDEVLAKLIDNGYLKSDHDFAVRYCEMAFSNELGKGAIKRKLQLRGIKEAEIDAAIAQVMDEQNVDAFEMAAARLLNKYDNFYGTNREKVHAQMTTKGFSRAEIEHAISQHPAQDTLRSKLAVKADKVNLATEIIKLFNKGKGKTLILQELKQRLIDVSDFEETLYQLSLTEEIDFYRSCKNELAKKRYDLSDYKDKSKAYGYLSRKGFSSDEIKEAMALGDDS; from the coding sequence ATGCAGCGCCCAACCCTACGACAAGCCAAGACCATAGAGAATGTGTTTAACAGTGCTTATTGGCACCTTGGTCAGCAAGATTTCACCATTAATGAAATTCGCGCCAAACTTGAGCGTAAAACCGACAATCAACAATGGATTGACGAAGTACTGGCTAAACTCATAGACAACGGTTATTTAAAAAGTGACCATGACTTTGCCGTGCGATATTGTGAAATGGCCTTCAGTAATGAGCTAGGCAAAGGTGCGATAAAACGTAAATTACAACTGCGGGGCATCAAGGAAGCCGAAATCGATGCCGCCATAGCACAAGTGATGGATGAGCAAAACGTCGATGCCTTCGAGATGGCGGCTGCTAGGCTGCTTAATAAATATGATAATTTTTATGGCACCAATAGAGAGAAAGTTCATGCCCAGATGACCACTAAAGGCTTCTCGCGGGCCGAAATAGAACATGCCATCTCACAGCACCCAGCCCAAGACACACTGCGCAGTAAATTAGCCGTAAAAGCCGACAAGGTGAACTTAGCCACTGAGATCATCAAACTCTTTAATAAAGGCAAGGGCAAGACCCTCATCTTGCAGGAACTTAAACAGCGGTTGATTGATGTGAGCGACTTTGAAGAGACGCTGTATCAACTGAGTCTGACAGAGGAAATCGACTTTTATCGAAGCTGTAAAAATGAGCTGGCAAAAAAACGCTATGACTTATCGGACTATAAAGACAAGTCAAAAGCCTATGGCTATTTATCCCGAAAAGGCTTTAGCAGTGATGAAATAAAAGAGGCCATGGCGCTAGGTGACGACTCATAG
- a CDS encoding methyltransferase domain-containing protein, which produces MSLIQEYKKQQNWRDWERYLESIPYSGEDTVIDLGCSVGDVSQLFSLRVKNVIGIDVNQDFIDICESQKSVNQTFICSDFLSLDSQLIESTNGIWSSFSLSYLRNPLDFLIYLNASMKQGGWIALLDISCFISGNLAKKSQYYEKVLKFELESYKSGIYDFDFGSKMLSMLQNAGFDIVYLDNDVTDPELNFTGAASAEIIHGWAARLNRMNRLKDEIGAEYPDFCNELLANLSSDTHEKRQNVRFIVARKPITSVNKATDSCAGVHSQ; this is translated from the coding sequence GTGAGCCTCATTCAAGAATATAAAAAACAACAAAATTGGAGGGACTGGGAGCGCTACCTTGAGTCTATCCCCTATAGTGGTGAAGACACGGTTATTGATCTTGGTTGCTCAGTCGGTGATGTATCCCAGCTTTTTTCGCTCCGAGTGAAAAATGTCATTGGCATTGATGTTAATCAGGATTTCATTGATATCTGTGAGTCACAAAAAAGCGTCAATCAAACTTTCATATGCTCAGATTTTCTGAGCCTTGATAGTCAGCTTATCGAATCCACAAACGGAATTTGGAGCAGTTTTTCTCTATCCTATCTTCGCAATCCACTGGACTTTTTAATTTATTTAAATGCATCGATGAAGCAAGGAGGCTGGATCGCATTACTCGATATTTCTTGCTTTATTTCCGGCAATCTCGCGAAAAAGAGTCAGTACTACGAGAAAGTCTTGAAATTTGAGCTTGAATCATACAAGTCTGGTATTTATGATTTCGATTTTGGCTCTAAGATGCTGAGCATGTTGCAAAATGCTGGATTTGACATAGTGTACCTTGATAATGATGTGACGGATCCAGAGTTAAACTTTACTGGTGCAGCTTCTGCAGAAATTATCCATGGCTGGGCGGCTCGCTTAAATCGAATGAACAGGCTTAAAGATGAGATAGGAGCAGAATACCCAGACTTTTGCAATGAGCTACTTGCTAACCTTAGCTCAGACACTCACGAAAAAAGACAGAACGTGAGGTTTATCGTAGCGAGAAAACCCATTACAAGTGTTAATAAGGCAACAGACTCATGTGCAGGCGTTCACAGCCAATAG
- a CDS encoding PadR family transcriptional regulator — MEKMDEKDIETNDQLIDPLVKKFSKELSSGTSALVLLCILNHAATPLYGYQIARLLGHSNTDKQGAIYPILRNMEAKGLLTSQMQASESGPPRKYFKISMLGKNVLKEWLAVWHRTQSFVNQTIAGQTKGENDVK, encoded by the coding sequence ATGGAAAAAATGGATGAAAAAGATATCGAAACTAATGATCAGCTTATTGATCCTTTAGTTAAGAAATTTAGCAAGGAACTCAGCTCAGGTACCTCAGCACTGGTGTTGCTATGCATTTTAAACCATGCCGCAACGCCACTTTATGGGTATCAAATTGCCCGGCTATTAGGTCACAGCAATACCGATAAGCAAGGGGCTATCTACCCAATATTACGAAACATGGAGGCCAAAGGCTTATTAACAAGCCAAATGCAAGCATCCGAAAGCGGCCCACCAAGGAAGTACTTCAAGATATCAATGCTTGGCAAAAACGTACTGAAAGAATGGCTAGCTGTGTGGCATCGCACTCAGTCTTTCGTTAATCAGACAATCGCAGGTCAAACAAAGGGAGAGAACGATGTTAAATAA